In one window of Eubalaena glacialis isolate mEubGla1 chromosome 13, mEubGla1.1.hap2.+ XY, whole genome shotgun sequence DNA:
- the HSPA12B gene encoding heat shock 70 kDa protein 12B, whose amino-acid sequence MLAVPEMGLQGLYSGSSPERSPVPSPPGSPRTQESCGIAPLTPSQSPKPEARAPQQAPFSVVVAIDFGTTSSGYAFSFASDPEAIHMMRKWEGGDPGVAHQKTPTCLLLTPEGAFHSFGYTARDYYHDLDPEEARDWLYFEKFKMKIHSATDLTLKTQLEAVNGKKMPALEVFAHALRFFKEHALQELRDQCPSLPEKDTVRWVLTVPAIWKQPAKQFMREAAYLAGLVSREDAEQLLIALEPEAASVYCRKLRLHQLVDLSSRAPGSGRLGERRSIDSSFRQAREQLRRSRHSRTFLVESGVGELWAEMQAGDRYVVADCGGGTVDLTVHQLEQPHGTLKELYKASGGPCGAVGVDLAFEQLLGRIFGEDFIATFKRQRPAAWVDLTIAFEARKRTAGPHRAGALNISLPFSFIDFYRKQRGHNVETALRRSSVNFVKWSSQGMLRMSCEAMNDLFQPTVSGIIQHIEALLERPEVQGVKLLFLVGGFAESAVLQHAVQAALGARGLRVVVPHDVGLTILKGAVLFGQAPGVVRVRRSPLTYGVGVLNRFVAGRHPPDKLLVRDGRRWCTDVFERFVAAEQSVALGEEVLRSYCPARPGQRRVLINLYCCAAEDARFITDPGVRKCGALSLELEPAEGGPHAAAAPPSRREIRTAMQFGDTEIKVTAVDVSTNRSVRAAIDFLSN is encoded by the exons ATGCTGGCTGTCCCGGAGATGGGCCTGCAGGGGCTGTACAGCG GCTCCAGCCCAGAGCGGTCTCCAGTGCCCAGCCCACCCGGCTCCCCAAGGACCCAGGAAAGCTGTGGCATTGCCCCCCTCACACCCTCACAGTCTCCA AAGCCTGAGGCCCGAGCCCCCCAGCAGGCCCCCTTCTCCGTGGTAGTGGCCATCGACTTCGGCACCACATCCAGTGGCTATGCCTTCAGCTTTGCCAGTGACCCTGAGGCCATCCACATGATGAG GAAATGGGAGGGCGGGGACCCAGGTGTGGCCCACCAGAAGACCCCCACCTGCCTGCTGCTGACCCCAGAGGGTGCCTTTCACAGTTTTGGCTATACAGCCCGTGATTACTACCACGATCTGGACCCTGAGGAGGCTCGTGACTGGCTCTACTTTGAGAAGTTCAAGATGAAGATCCACAGTGCCACT GATCTCACCTTGAAGACCCAGCTAGAAGcggtaaatggaaagaaaatgcctGCCCTGGAGGTGTTCGCCCATGCCTTGCGCTTCTTCAAGGAGCATGCCCTTCAG GAGCTGAGGGACCAGTGCCCATCGCTGCCAGAGAAGGACACTGTGCGCTGGGTGTTGACAGTGCCGGCCATCTGGAAACAGCCAGCTAAGCAGTTCATGCGAGAGGCTGCCTACTTG GCCGGACTGGTGTCGAGAGAGGATGCAGAGCAATTACTCATCGCCCTGGAGCCTGAGGCCGCCTCTGTCTACTGCCGCAAGCTGCGTCTGCACCAGCTCGTGGACCTGAGCAGCCGAGCTCCAGGCAGTGGGCGCCTGGGCGAGCGCCGCTCCATTGATTCCAGCTTCCGTCAGG CCCGAGAGCAGCTTCGAAGGTCCCGCCACAGCCGCACGTTCCTGGTGGAATCGGGTGTCGGAGAACTGTGGGCTGAGATGCaagcag GAGACCGCTACGTGGTGGCAGACTGCGGGGGAGGCACGGTGGACCTTACCGTGCACCAGTTGGAACAGCCCCATGGCACCCTCAAGGAGCTCTACAAGGCGTCTG GTGGCCCCTGTGGCGCGGTGGGCGTGGACCTGGCCTTCGAGCAGCTGCTGGGCCGCATCTTCGGCGAAGACTTCATCGCCACCTTCAAAAGGCAACGCCCAGCAGCCTGGGTGGATCTGACTATAGCCTTCGAGGCACGCAAACGCACCGCAGGCCCACACCGTGCGGGGGCGCTCAACATCTCGCTGCCCTTCTCGTTTATTGACTTCTACCGCAAGCAGCGAGGCCACAACGTGGAAACAGCCCTGCGCAGGAGCAG CGTGAACTTCGTGAAGTGGTCCTCACAGGGGATGCTCAGGATGTCTTGTGAGGCCATGAACGACCTCTTTCAGCCCACGGTCAGCGGGATCATCCAGCACATAG AGGCGCTGCTGGAGCGCCCCGAGGTGCAGGGCGTGAAGCTGCTGTTCCTGGTGGGCGGCTTCGCCGAGTCGGCCGTGCTGCAGCACGCAGTGCAGGCAGCACTGGGCGCCCGCGGCCTCCGCGTGGTGGTTCCGCACGACGTGGGCCTCACCATCCTAAAGGGCGCGGTGCTCTTCGGGCAGGCTCCGGGCGTGGTTCGGGTGCGCCGCTCGCCGCTCACCTACGGCGTGGGCGTGCTCAACCGCTTCGTGGCTGGGCGCCACCCGCCCGACAAGCTGCTGGTTCGCGACGGCCGCCGCTGGTGCACCGACGTGTTCGAGCGCTTCGTGGCCGCCGAGCAGTCGGTGGCCCTGGGCGAGGAGGTGCTGCGCAGCTACTGCCCGGCGCGCCCAGGCCAGCGCCGCGTGCTCATCAACCTATACTGCTGCGCCGCCGAGGACGCGCGCTTCATCACCGACCCGGGCGTGCGCAAGTGCGGCGCGCTCAGTCTAGAGCTCGAGCCCGCCGAGGGAGGCCCCCATGCCGCCGCCGCGCCCCCTAGCCGCCGCGAGATCCGCACTGCCATGCAGTTTGGCGACACCGAGATTAAGGTCACTGCCGTCGACGTCAGCACCAATCGCTCCGTGCGCGCCGCCATCGACTTTCTTTCCAATTGA
- the ADISSP gene encoding adipose-secreted signaling protein produces the protein MAAANKGNKPRVRSIRFATGHDAEGSQSHVHFDEKLHDSVVMVTQESDSSFLVKVGFLKILHRYEITFTLPPVRRLSKEVREAPVPSLHLKLLSVMPIPEGYSIKCEYSAHKEGVLKEEMLLACEGGTGTCVRVMVQARVMDRHHGTPMLLDGVKCVGAELEYDSEHSDWHGFD, from the exons ATGGCTGCAGCCAACAAGG GCAATAAGCCCAGAGTCCGGAGTATCCGCTTTGCGACAGGCCATGATGCAGAAGGCTCCCAGAGCCACGTCCACTTTGATGAGAAGCTGCATGACTCTGTGGTCATGGTCACCCAAGAGAGCGACAGCAGCTTTCTGGTCAAG GTTGGCTTCCTGAAGATCCTGCACAGGTATGAGATTACCTTCACTCTGCCCCCAGTGCGCAGGCTGAGCAAGGAGGTCCGAGAGGCACCTGTCCCCAGCCTGCACCTCAAGCTCCTCAGCGTCATGCCCATCCCAGAAG GTTACAGCATCAAGTGTGAGTACTCAGCGCACAAGGAGGGCGTCCTCAAGGAGGAGATGCTGCTAGCCTGCGAAGGTGGCACCGGCACCTGCGTGCGCGTGATGGTGCAGGCGCGCGTCATGG ACCGACACCACGGCACACCCATGCTGCTAGATGGTGTCAAGTGCGTGGGTGCTGAGCTAGAATACGACTCAGAGCACAGTGACTGGCACGGCTTCGACTGA